A window of Hordeum vulgare subsp. vulgare chromosome 5H, MorexV3_pseudomolecules_assembly, whole genome shotgun sequence genomic DNA:
gtgcgtaatacttaatggcttagaagcaaggcgccgaagacgttttgagacgtcacggaacataagagatgaaattgagatttcatggtcgtgcccttgttgagaggtatgagacctccgacaagattctttgtctacaaagtagaagagaaaagctcaatcgttgagcatgtgctcagattgtttgaataCAACaaacacttgaatcaagtgggagttaatcttccagatgaaatagggatggttctccaaagtcactgccactaagctactagagcgtcctgatgaactataacatatcaaggatagatatgatgatccttgagcgattcacaatgtttgacactgcgaaagtagaaatcaagaaggagcatcaattgttgatggttagtaaaaccactagtttcgagaagggcaaggactagaagggatacttcatgaaacgacaaaccagttgttgctctaatgaagaaacccaagattgaatccaaacacgagactaagtgcttatgttatgaggggaacggtcactgaggcggagctaccctagatacttggtagataagaaggatggcaaagtcgacagaaatatatttgatatacatgatattgatgtgtactttactagtacacctagtagcacgagggtattggataccagttcggttgctaagtgattagtaactcgaaataaaagctacggtataaacgaagactagctaaaggcgaggtgacgatacatgttggaagtgtctccaaggttgatgtgatcaaacatcgcacgctccctctatcatcgggattgatggtaatcctaaataattgttatttggtgtttgcgttgagcatgaacatgattggatctagtttattgcaatacgattattcatttaaagagaataaaagttattctatttgcttgaataattaccctcaatggtttattgaatctcgaccgtagtgttacacatgttcataatattggtgccaaaagttacaaagtaataatgaaagtaccacttagttgtggcactgccacttgagtcatgttggtataaaatgcatgaagaagctctatGTTGATGgtcgtactcactcatttttgaaacgtttgagacttgcaaaccatacctgttggtataagtgcatgaagaagtgatacgtctccaacatatctataattttttatcgttccatgctattatattatcaactttggatgtttaatATGCATgagtatgctattttatattatttttggactacctattgacctagagcccagtgcaagttcctgttttttccttgtttttgacctttttcagatatgaatatcaaacggagtccaaatggaataaaactttcgcgatgatttttttggaccaaaagagacccccaaagctttggaggaaggccagaagagccacgagggagtcacgaggtaTTGCAACTGAAATGAGAATAGAGCTATTGTTTCCAGTGAAACGCCGTGTTACGAGGAAGAAGCAGTTTGACGAAAATGATTGTCAAGAAGAAATTCGAGAAGGTGAGAAGGCTTTCCGTGTTAAATATTTTAATGTTTTGGTTGATATGGCGATCAATTCTTTGAATGATGGATTTAAAGAACTCATGGTGTTTAAAGATATATTAGGATTTTTATTGAGCTCGGGCACCCTCAAGTCATTAAGTGACAGTGAACTTGAAGAATGTTGTACGAAATTTGCAAAAACTTTCTCTTTTAATGGTTCATTAGATGTTGAGGTATACAATCTTATTTCTGAATTGAAGATTATGAGATTCACTTTGCCGGATGGCGTAATGTCTGCTATGGAGATTTTTCGGCATGTCAGAGAAGATGATTGTTATCCTAGTATCTCCATTGCCTATCACATCTTATTTACCGTGCATGTGACGGTCGCATCGGCTGAAGGAAGCTTTTCAAAATTGAAGTTATTAAAGAATTATTTAAGGTCAACAATGACTCAAGAGAGATTAAATGGTTTGGCTACTTTATGCATCGAGAAGAAATTATTGGATGATATTGACATCGACCCCATCATAAGTGACTTTGCATCGAGGAATGTTAGAAGAAATTTTTAAGGTAATATGTATAAATTATTTTGCTACCCATACAGATTTTAGTTGCATCTAGTGTTACTGATAATAATTTATATTATATATTTTTAgacaaatatatatatgttttttatgcaaactatatatatatgtatacatatattaTAAAAACTTATATATTAAAGGGTCCCCGAATTCTCACGACCGGCCCTGATCATATGTACCAACCGAGGACGCGGCAACGCGCATTACAACGACTTACAAGCAAGCAAAGTTAGAACCAGCTACTATTTACCTTTAACAACTCTACCTGCTCCAAGCCTACAAAGGAGATGCATGACACAAGTAAGTACCACGAGATCAAATGATGAAGCAACTTTCAACATCGGCAGAAGGGATGCATGTGAGAAGAAATAACATGTTACACGGGCCACGACCTCTGACTAACTCTGCAAAGTGGAGAGCTGCAAATAAAATGCAATTTTTTCCATTGGCTTGACTTATTCTAAAATGGGCACATGTATTAGAAATCGACGACCGGCCAATCATGATTGGCTGAGATACTTTTTTCTATGGAAGTTTCCAAGGTTAGAGAAGCCATCGAATCTTGTGCAGGCAGTATAAATACACAACGCATGGAGCCAGTCTATCTCATCGTTACAGCATACAGATACATCTTCCACTTAGTTTTGTAAGGCTTAATTAACAAGCCATGGAGTACTCGCCGAAGCTAGCGGTGCTACTGCTCTTAGCTCTTGTCTCCGCCATGGCGGTCACGGCCCAGAACTCGCCGGATGATTTCGTGGACGCCCACAACGCGGCGCGCGCTGAGGTAGGCCTCGGCAAGGTGACGTGGAACGCCACGGTGGCGGCCTACGCGCAGGATTACGCGGAGCAGCGCCGCGGCGATTGTCAGCTGATACATGGAGTGAACCGGCCGTACGGGGAGAACCTCTACGGAGGCGACGGCTTTGGGACCACGTGGACGGCGGCGAACGCCGTGTCATCATGGGTGAGTGAGAAGCAGTACTACGACCACGGCAGCAACAGCTGCTCGGCGCCGGCGGACAAGTCGTGCATGCACTACACGCAGGTGGTGTGGCGCAACTCGACGGCCATCGGCTGCGCCCGCGTCATCTGCGCCAGCGGCAACGGCGTGTTTATCATATGTAGCTACAGCCCACCGGGCAACTACCCCGGGGTGAGCCCATACTAGGCTACGTATCTTCGTCATTGATATTGTACGTAcgtggctatgcatgcatgcacttaTATAGCAGCGTACTGCATAAATAAAATAATCAAAGTGTAACCGTCCCGGAAGATGTGATCGGCTATGGATATATATTGTCGTGAATTCACATTAGTTGTGTTATATTGTTTATGTTGAGTACGGTATTTGTTTGTCGCTCTGGTACACTCAGAATAGAAACCCACTAATCAAAATGTCTTTCACTCGTTTTATCATCTCCTCTATGATGTGCATTTTCTTTTTCAGATCCGATCCGATCCGATCCAActcacatagacatattttatgtTTTTACACCAAGAAATGCATAGTACTCCAATAAAATAATAGTGTAAATCACTAACATCAATAAGTATTAGAGCAACTCTAGAAGACCCCGCATCTGTCCGGCTCGCAAATTTTTTTTGGCAGTTCGCGGAAAAACGCCTTTACAGGCCGGCGCGCGCGGCCGCGGATGCAGACCCCGCATAACGGACCCGTAAAAATGCATATTCGCggaatatgcttttttacgggtcggctttgCGGGGTCTGATCTGGCGCAGCTCCTCCCGGTCCGGAAAACCTAAATTTGCACCACATCTTTGCTAGAATAGTGCATTTCTTTGCTTTTCCAACAATATTTGGATACATCATCGGATTCTTCATCTTCCATTCTTCATTGTTTTTTATTCTACTAAGGAGTGCATCGACATCTATTAACTTTCTTTCTATCAATAAATAAATGTATTCGCCTTCCCAAAACCAAAATGAGCATCCATATTCCTACACAAAAGAATAACCATGTTCGGAATGAGAATCCGCAATTGAACCAAAGAATGAGATATCACAAGTGCACGTACCCGTCGTTTTCGCATTTGAAGAACACCCATCCGGGGTGGTTCGGCGTGCCCGAAGTAAGCCGCAGCACTGTGCGTGTGCAGTCGTCGCAATGTATGAGCGGCAACGGCGAGCCACAGAGCCGCTGTGCGAGCGCCGAGCCCGGTGGAAGGCCGGACGAATCCATGCCCATAAACCGTCGGCGGCGCTGGGAGGACGAACCCGTCCCTGCATGCGCTGATGCGCCATTGCCGGGGCTGCGGGAGATGCTCCCCGACCACTCCATCGCTTGGCGCAGCCACGGCGGCCGGCAAAAGCCAAATCCGGCGGCCCTGTGATGAAGGTCCGCAGATCTGCAAATCCGGCGACCCGcggacgaggggggggggggggggaggggcaggAGAGGCCTTGTGCGTGTGGCGACCTTTCGGCGAGCTCCTGTCGGCTACTTTCGCCGGAATCTTGGGCGAAGGAGGGAGAGGTGAGGTGGTTGGTGGGGGAAAatgcgggctgaaatgtccccaCACCAACTGCTTCCTGCTTATATGCAGGGCACCGCAGCGGCGAGGGGGGAACCCGCGAATACACGGGTTGGGTCTGAGATTTTGTCGCGTCCCGCAAAAATATTTGCGgaccggggcgggatgcgggtctgatcgggcaggtttttccaccccgacccgcattttgacggttattttccGGGCCGGGGAGGGATGCGGCGTCTGCTAGACTTGCTCTTAGAGTGTAACTCCAATAAAAATTACACAATAAAAACCAAGAGCTACAGTGCAAAAccaaaataagaatcaactaaaaCTACAGTTGGAATCCATCAAGAATTACAATGTAAAAACCTACTAAAAATATAGCATAAATCCACTAAGAAGCTACCGACGAATTATATTACAGATGCAATATGGATACATTAAAAATTAAACCAGTAAATATCATATAATTaaaagttgaaccaagaagtacaAAGTAGACTACACAGTAATCCATATATAGTCAAACTGTAAATTGCTTGGATAGTACTTTGAATTCACATGATAGAACTCCATTTATTTTGAACATGATGGAATGATAGGAATTGAGAAGGATATGGTTCAAAATTAGTGTAGCTTTGTAGGAGAATTCCTGTAAAATAATACGGAAAAAACACTGAAAACAAACATGGAcggtacactagtagaaaaggggcctatagccccggctcggttgggccattagtcccggttcgccaaccgggactaaacaacCGGGaataatgctagccccggttcggccacgaaccggggctaatggtcctccacgtggcggggcttggagcgaggggggaggggtattagtcccggttcatattACGAATcggggctatttcttcgctgCTTTTTTAGCACTTTTTATGGTTTAGGgtcttgcactaaattggatggggctattttgctgcctcCTATTTTTACATTTATTTGTTTTCggcactttttaattcttgttttgcactaaattggatgatacatacacaacaataaaggaacaactatattgcacatcatcgtcacgaatatattacaccatctcatccgtcatgctttgtcgaacatatttaatATAGACATGAGTtacacatgcacatatgcatctctTTTACACTTTAACATTTCATTTGAACCTAGGCCATTAGACCAGGGTGAGCCAGCAGCGTTATAATAcatgcatttatttatttattttagccTTTCTCCTATATGATATAAAAGCAATTTTTAAATCTTAGGATGGACCGTGGTCCACCTTGACCATCCTCTACCTCCGCCAATTAAGCTGGACTTGCAAGACGGGGTTGCTTGTGGTCGAGAAGATGCAGAAAGCCATTAGCTATGTATCCATGCGCCAAGCTGATTGCTCTTGGTTGATAAGTAAGAGGGTGCTTGAATCCaatagactaaaactagtctgactaaaactagtctttttaagaggctaaagttccaagcacccctgactaaagagagactAAAGcttgtcttgaggctaaaatcttttagtcaggggtacccctactaaaatgtgcattagtcctctctctcctcatttaactcctcatgcaagttctggattggagggtttggagaataataaatgctcattaacttgattttagtctctttagtacttggatccaagcatgggtgaggctagcaagttttagtctcactacttttagtcatgggactaaaacgtatccaagcaccttctAAGCATCCAGCTGCTTGTCTTCTGCTAATAAATTAATCCACCAGCACCGGTGCGGCGGCCGAAACAATCTAGTGCTTCGGTCCCACACCGGGCGAGGGCGGGCCGCGACCCTAGGCATTGTCGACTCCTGATCTACTCCCTTTTCTTCCCCGGTCGCCGCCCTGTGACGCTGTCGGGCTAAGCCCGGGGGCCGGGGGCAGATGGTTTGTGTCTCAGACCTGGTATATGGCATGGTTGGGGTCTTCAACTTTATATTTTAGgtttaggtgagaggtctggggtATTCGGCTTATATTTTATGCACCTCTTCATcaatggataggagtagcgatagAATTTGCTAAGATGACGGCTTCAGATATATTAATGTATTGCTAAAGAATATAGATCTAGGTGTATTCATCAACCAAACTCAAATGAAAGTGTgcctacactagtagaaaacgggcctttggccgggaccatttagtcccggcctgcctctggaccgggactaaaggcccggccacgtcgccccaattctcatatcctccctcgaggctttagtcccggcccgtaaggagcctttagtcccggttcgtgtcccaaaccgggactaaaggtctatcggtgggcagcccgcatgtgcgccacctttagtcccggtttgcctctcaaaccgggactaaagtcctctgcctatatatagcacataccccctctcccctcttcgttgcatttttcttggatggaggattgtgggtgggtgcttgctctccactttttttgatgcactagaggtgtttgttgaaatgtgtgttagagcgatgccgcttcagttcaccgaacacaactacgatatgagatgcccgagccacgcttaaacctcttcctctttatttctacttattctaaaaggttagcaactatatttccttgtttagaccgtgcggtactaatttttaggatcgtgattgtatttgatatactgtcgtataacgcagatgagccatccatggatgtacggtgatcgacgcacaaccgcttacagagaaggcgtgcattcttttcgagatgcagccgatgcgaacaagcatggtggtggctatatgttttgtccatgtgttgaatgtcggaatgagaaggattacacttcctcaagagtcattcatagccacctgcttcggtccggttttatgtcaggctataatgtttggaccaagcacggagaaagaggggttatgatggaagacgacgatgaagaagaagagaatgatgatgaaaactaccgatctatgttccctgagtatgctgataccgcaatggaagacaatgaagaagaagatcaggatgaagaacgagaaccagatgagcccgctgatgatcttggccgggtcatttctgatgcacggcgaggttgcgacacagaaaaggagaggttgcagttcgagcagatgttacaggaccacaacaaattgttgtacccaacttgtgaagatggccagaagaagctgggtagcacactggaattgctgaagtggaaggcagagaccgggtgactgactcgtcattcgaaaagttgctggtactgatgaagaagatgcttccaagaaagaacgaattgcccgccagcacgtacgaagcaaagaagcttgtctgccctctaggattagacgtgcagaagatacatgcatgccctaatgactgcatcctctagcgcggtgagaagtacgagaatatggataaatgcccggtatgcactgcattgcggtataagatcagaaaagatgaccctggtgatattgagggcgagccacccaggaagagggttcctgccaaggtgatgtggtatgctcctataataccacggttgaaacgtctgttcagaaataaagatcatgcgaagttgttgcaatggcacatggaagatcgtatgaaagacgataagttgaggcacaccgctgatggtcggtagtggagaaaaatcgagagagagttcccgagatttgcagctgacgcaaggaacttatggttaggtctgagtacagatggcatgaatccttttggggagcagggttgcagtcacaacacctggcccgttactctatgtatctacaaccttcctccttggttgtgcatgaagcggaagttcattatgatgccagtacttatacaaggtccaaagcaacccggcaacgatattgatgtgtacctaaggccattagttgatgaacttttacagctgtgggccgaactaggtgtacgtgtgtgggacgagcacaaacaagaggaacttgaccttcgagcgttgcttttcgtaaccatcaatgattggcctgctcttagtaacatttcaggagagtcaaacaagggatacaatgcatgcacgcactgtttggatcagacagaaagtatatatctcgacaactgtaggaagaatgtgtatccgtacaatcgtcgttttcttccgcccaagcatcccttaaagaaaaaaggcaagcatttcaatggcaaggcagaaccccgggggaagcctgtcatccgtactagtgttgaagtatttgatatggtcaaagatttaaaagtaatctttggaaagggtcctggcagccaacctgttcctaacggccctggtaagcgcgtacccatgtggaagaagaaatctatattttgggagctaccctactgggaagtccatgaggtccgctcggcaatcgacgtgatgcacccgacgaagaatctctgcgtgaatattctaggcttcctgggcttgtatgggaagtcaaaagatacaccggaagcacgggaggaccgggaacgtcataaaggaagagatgacatgcatccagggcagtttcaagggcgtgccagctacgctcttactaaggaagagaaggaaatcttctttgaagtcctgtccagtatcaaggtcccgacttgcttctcgtcgaatataaagggaatagtaaatatgaaagacaaaaaattccaaaacctaaagtctcatgactgccacgtgcttatgacgcaattgcttccggttgcattgaggggaattctaccggaaaatgttcgcctggcaattgtgaaggtatgtgcattcctcaatgcaatttctcagaaggtaatcgatcgagaaagtctatcagggttacagattgatgtggtccaatgtctggtcaactTTGagctgttgttcccgccatccttcttcaatataatgacacacctcctagttcacctagtcgaagagattagaattctcggtcttgtgtttctacacaatatgttccccttcgagaggttcatgggagtcttaaagaaatatgttcgtaaccgtgctaggccagaaggaagcatctccaagggctatggaacagaggaggtcattgagttttgtgtggactttcttcctgaccttaagccgattggtgttcctgaatctcggtatgagggttggctgacaggaaaaggcacactaggaaggaaagcaaaagtatgtatggacgggcattctttctctcaagcacactacacagttctatacaattccaccatggtggctccgtatatcgtgagacacaagaatattctacgctctgaaaacccggggaaggctgactcttggattaaaggggaacacgagaagactttcagcagttggttgcagacacatctcatgaatgacgacaccgttgaagatgagctgtactgtttggccaggccaccatcttcgactatatgtactttccaagggtatgagataaatgggaatacatttttcacggttgcccaagataaaaagagcaccaaccaaaatagtggtgtccgctttgatgcaacagacgagaatgggaactgtttggaaacatattacgggtacatagaggagatatgggaacttgactatggacctacttttaagatccctttatttcggtgcaaatgggtgaagctgacaggaggcgggatagttgtagaccaaaagtacggcatgacaacagtggatctcaacaatcttgcgtacatggacgaaccatttgtcctagccaatgatgtcgctcaggttttctatgtgaaggacatgtctacattaacgagaaaaagaaatcagcaaaagaagatatcgtccgatgagccaaaacgccacatagttctttcagggaaaagaaacatcgtgggagtagatgacaagacagacatgtcagaagattataataagtttcatgaaattccgcccttcaaagtgaaaactgacccaagcatcctactcaatgatgaagattctccatggctacgacccagaagaaaacataaataatagataggaatattggtgcaataatgtaataatgtattaaaccttttatgtaatgcatgtatggaatgtaccaaatttcaaacacttttcattttcatagtatccatgtaagagatgagttctcgttcgaaaccctgatacttcgagagagattgtccgttttgtacacgaagtgcatccagcttttgtcgtagccctctcaactttttaacacatgctatgtgagtgaaatgatgatagcatgccaactttcaacattttcagagttcatttgtagtgcttttcaatttcagggtcaactagctcaaaaaaaaaagtaaatgcacgaaatataccaaatgaagtcagaaattgttgaaattttgtggtgtgcctttgaatggtgcattttgaacacacaaaaagtatggagttcaa
This region includes:
- the LOC123398858 gene encoding pathogenesis-related protein 1-like, with translation MEYSPKLAVLLLLALVSAMAVTAQNSPDDFVDAHNAARAEVGLGKVTWNATVAAYAQDYAEQRRGDCQLIHGVNRPYGENLYGGDGFGTTWTAANAVSSWVSEKQYYDHGSNSCSAPADKSCMHYTQVVWRNSTAIGCARVICASGNGVFIICSYSPPGNYPGVSPY